The Psychrilyobacter piezotolerans genome has a segment encoding these proteins:
- a CDS encoding MarR family winged helix-turn-helix transcriptional regulator — MRTDIVIGIISNIREKSAQFINGELKEREISGLINSHGTILSAMYDNDGVMTMNGIAKFIGKRKSTVTDMVKKLEKLGYISRQKSKSDARVTEVSLTEKGWDFRDTFKEISAELLEKTYAGFTEEEKEVLMGLLLKIRKNFKD; from the coding sequence ATGAGAACAGATATAGTAATAGGAATAATATCAAATATCAGAGAAAAGAGTGCTCAGTTTATAAATGGTGAGCTAAAGGAAAGGGAGATCTCCGGACTTATCAATAGTCATGGAACTATCCTATCTGCCATGTATGATAATGATGGTGTGATGACAATGAATGGAATAGCTAAATTTATAGGGAAAAGAAAGTCTACAGTAACTGATATGGTAAAAAAATTAGAAAAATTAGGTTATATAAGTCGTCAAAAAAGTAAAAGCGATGCCAGGGTGACAGAGGTAAGTCTTACAGAAAAAGGATGGGATTTTAGGGATACCTTTAAAGAAATTAGTGCAGAGCTTCTGGAAAAAACCTATGCCGGCTTTACAGAAGAGGAAAAGGAAGTTTTGATGGGGTTATTGTTAAAAATCAGAAAAAATTTTAAAGACTAA